The stretch of DNA cgaagacaccaagcaacacacctcgcccgtcacattatactgacaacgggcgaaccagtcgtcccactccctgtatgctgacactaagcaggagcagaaactaccactttttagactttggtgtgtctcggcctggggacagaaccagagccttcctcacttgggcgaacgctcaacacaACGCCAAACGTggggcggtgccaagggaggcattaggaaagataaagtcagtttaAAAGAAGAGAACAGATAAGaccctaaatttagtcgccttttacgatcatgcaataggggcagcaggtacaattctaacgccctacctgcacgGCCGATTCCTATGTCACCGGCAACCAAACACATTTCCTATACCTACTAATTACTATCATAGCAGTATGCATATTTTTCACTTACAGGATCATTTTTCTGACCTTCATGATGACGAAGATTATACGTCGTCTTTGGACCTGATGGCACCGCAGTACTGGCTTGAACAAGTCTGCCTTTCAAAAGTGGGTCAACTTCTCGGTAAAATCGGTGAAGTAAAACAGAAACCAGTGCAGATGAATAATCCTCAGACGTTGCATGACATATGCCAGGCGGAAAAGGAGGCCCGTGATAAGGATAAAATCAAAGAACCTGCAAAAAAGGAACTAAAACCAGTCCTCGCTCCTGTTGTTGAAGTTCAAAACAATGATAATATTGTCTCAAAAGAAAAAGACTCTGATCGTTCTAATTTAATACAAAGTACAGAGACTAAAAAAGGGAATTCGAACGTGTCAAAGAAAACGGAAACGAAAGCAAATAAACTAACAACGCGTATTGTAACGCGTTCAACGAGTCGCAGGGGGCATGCTCGATTTGGATTATCTGGAAACACTGATGATGATAGTTTGACAACAAAATGTGTGCCGAAGCCGAAAAACCTTGATAAAACGACACGgccaagaaaaagacaaagGGTGAAAAGTCCAATAGAAACAACAACGTATGGTAATGATCAAGATACTTGTCTCAACAAAAATAGTAACGCGTTGGAAAACTCCGATGGTGAAAATGATGGCCCTACGGTTTTACAACTTCTATCTCACCCAATAGAGCGGTTACCTGCAGTTTCGAACTCGCTATCAATTTACGACAGGTCGACAAATCAGAACGCTCTCTACCGCAGCGTTAACGACACTACTTCGGCAACAGATGTCTTCTTACGACAGCTTTCACAGCGTTCTAACCAATCACCCGGTCAGTCTCAACTACCACATTACTCTACACCGAGCGTAACCAAATCTTTGGACACGACGACTTATCTGGCTCGTAACAGCCCCACTAAAGATGAGACTTTTCGTCATTTACGGGCACCGTTACCCAAGAAAACGTTTGATAAATACAGCGGGATTTGGAGCCGTATATCGGTCGCTTCAAATGAAAAATTAGGTGGAGGATTTCTGAATACAAAACCTGGGCCAATCAGATCATGCGAAAAAGTTGCTAGCGAACCACCCAATCGCTCAACAAAGTCAAAACCGCAGTGGAACATTGACCAAATCATGAAAGACCATCCACGGCGAATAAAAGACGATTCCTTGTATGGGATTAGCATAAAGAAAACTCAGGCTCGCTATGCTGCACAAAACCTAAACGATATCTTAAATGTAAGTGACACCAAAACTCATGATAAAATCGTAAGAAGAGAAAGTTtccaaaagaaaaatacaaacgAAATTTTACCGAAAGTAGTAAAGCCAGTAAAACCAAAGGATTTTCCCTTGCCTAATCCTTCTGGCATCAAGCGCGACTCACAAAAGTCTCAGAAAGAAATGTGGTACAGAAATGAATCGGTGAGCCAGTCCAGAATCAGTGCCAACAACCTCCTTGAATTAGTGTCTGCAAATCCGTTTAACCAGACTGTAGAATCTATGATGGCTCTCCGGAGATACAACTGTGACTTTGATGCTCTACGGGGATCTATTCCTAACGCAAATATCGGGCCAAGGTCGTCTCCATTGCCGAAGATAGACGCCGGTAGAGTGGCTGCCACACGTACAGCGAGACCAGTTAATTCAGAAAACAGTATCCAGAAACCCAATGATGGTATTCTAAAAAACAATCCAAGTGATGCAAAAATTACTGAAGTCTCCCATTTAGTACGTAGGAAAGGGGGCATAAACGCGTCAACTCTCGAAAAAGACAGTGAACTGTCAAAGCATCGAAAATCAAACGATGCAAagaaaaatcttgaaataacaGACACAAAGTTTGAATTTGAAAGTAGTCCAGATGAGCTTCCAAAGCAGTCAAAAAGTGAAAATTGTCTAAAATCCAATGACTTTAAGGATATCAAGAATGCTGTCTGCAAAAGCGCATCCTCTCCGGGTCTTCGATCTAACAAGTACAAAGTGGAGGTTAACAATTTGACTTTAAAATTTGTACGATTGAAGGAGAATAGAACCGATAAAGGAGGAGAAGAAGGCAATTGTCACAAGTCTTCAGTTGAGGAACATTCCACTAAGATAAAGAAAGATGTTCAGCAGAAACAACGCAACAACGAAATTCCACTAGACCTAAGAAGTAGTACTTCTGAACACCACGGTATTCCTTCGACCGAAGACAAAGAAAAACAGAATTCCAACGACAGAGACGAACACAATGACGAACTATCAATGTCGTGCTCTCGAGGTCACCCGAAGTATGAGGCGCTGAACCCGTGTCAACAGACTGGTGTTGATAAAGTTGCGAAAACAATTGAATTGAAAATCAATACCAACGACAAATCCGCTAGTACAACCAATGCTGTCCACATCGGATCTActaaacattatttacacaataaaaaaCGATGGTTGATCGAGTATAGTCAAAATATCAGTAGCACATCAGCCAGTGAAAAGGAAGAAACGCCATCTACCGAACATCCTGCTAGTTTGGACAACACATCCCTAAAAGACTCATTGTCCTGTGAACAAAGTGGAAACATAACTTCTGATCCAGATCTTCAAATCCCAACTGCGCCCGTATATCCAAGTAGTAGCACTGAAGATGGATATCAAATTGCTGCAGTGGAAGAAGGGCAGACAGACGCGTCTGATCAGGAAAATATCGCCACATTGAACGAAATGGATGTTACGTATGTATTACCTAGTGATACTGCAGATCCAACATCGTCTGACGAAGTCCTTATTGTTGGAAATGATGAATTAGACTTGGTAGAAGAAGTCGTTGGGGGTGTCGAATCAATTTCAACCACAGCTGTTATTGATCCAGAGGAAAACACAGAACTAGAAAACAAACATGACGACATCGATGATGTCAGCGTACAAACAACACAACCAGAAACCAACGCCAAGAAGTCTGACGCTAGTGTTGACGCTAGTGTTGATAACGAAGACCCATTTGAAGGATCAGTGTATGTCTTTGACGACACCAAGAAAAACCGTTCTAAGAAAAGTTCTTCGAGTGGAGTGAATATAATCAGACGGAGCGTTCGACAACATTTAAGTCCAAGAAAATGTATGGCAGAGGTATCCGACAACTCGATATACAGAGACAGTGAAAGAACAGGAAAGACTGGTAAAAAGACAAAGGGAAAGAAGTCAACTAAAGCAAGATCTACTTCAAAGAACAGTACACATACGTGTACTTCTAGTGAGTCTGATATGGATGGTAAGGTGAAGGTAATAAATAGCTCAAGCAGTGTCTCAGAGAGCGCCAAAGAACATACAGAGAGCACAAGTTCTGCTGTCTCCGATACCGATAAATCGTTAGAAGTCAATTCTAAAAAGCATGACACAGTCGTGAAAGGATCGTGTAAACATACGCcagatataaaagatataaaGAAGAAGAGGAGTGACGATGCTGCCACAACTTCAAACCGTTATGGAGAAAGGAATATATTTTTCGATCTTTCAAGTCGAGATGTCGAGCCTTCAACCAGTTTCAGAATAAAGCAGAAAACCATTACTCAAAACGACATGTCTTCAGCCAACAGTGCCATACAGCACCTGTCAACAGAACAAAAACGAATGATGGAGATCATTAAGCAGTCTTCGTCGTCGAGGTCACTTCCGTCACCTGCTTCCTTCCCGCCAAAACGCATACAGAATCAAGCAGTCAATTCAGACATGGGATCTTCCACCTTTAGGTAGGTAATCATTATACGCATATAATTCATTTTCTACATccaactttctgattggccgaatatttttcttcatattttattgaagaagaaatccgagaatggcgtgAAAACCCGACATCATAATAGAGACATCGACGTTACGAATGATTTCGAAAATACTCCCTTGGGAAATCAACGAAAGCGAagattaaatgtatttcattttatcaagtcgtctgaaaaaataattgcaatTTTTTCATCTGGTTATGaagtaaattttgtttgcaaataaaatttgttttcattagtgatatcaatgttatatttcGTTTACAATTATAAGATATACAGAAAAACCAAAGTACCTGTATTAGACTGTACTGTGTGAACGTTTTAATAGTAAATTTAAAGATAGTTATACATTTCCAGTAATCTTCGCGGGTCAAAATTTTTCGCGATTTTAGTCGAAACGAGAAAATTAAACTTTACCACAGTTTAATTTTCGCGACCTGGCTTTGATAGTCTACATGACGCGAGGAAATCTATATACTTTGTATACTTTCTACACTTTGCAGATCAAATTTCGTGATCATAGCAACGCCCCGTGAAGTCGCGAAAATATAATTGCCGCGAAATAACCAGCTATACGGATATGTGTTTTAAGTTGAATCCTAAACCCGTACATTTCCAGTTTTGTGCCGATAAACATGAAGGACCAGCCTTGTAAGGGCGGCTATGCCCACATGGAGGGTGTGACGTGTCCCTATGTGATCATGGAAGGGTACAAGTTTGTGTCTATGGACGATGTTCTGAGGATGTTCCCGCGCTGTGACAAAGCCTGTAAAGTCGTCAAAAGAGTGCTCGTCAAACACGGGGGATTGTCTCGAACCTTCTGTGATTGGGACCAGGTAGGAACAACCGGGTCAAACAAGGACAGTGTTAGTAGGGGAGTTGGGAAGGAGGGCAGTCACGAAACTTCTTCGACTGTCATCAGCTAGGAACGCCTAGACCAAACACGAAAGGGGCTTGTAGGGGAGTGGGGCAGTAGGACAGTTTCGAAACTTCTGTGGCTGGCATCATATACGAACACCCGGATCAAACAAGGAAAGGTGAGTGAGGGAATGGAGGAGGGGCAGTCGCAAACATCCAATGACTGGCATCAGCTAGGAACACCCGAATCAAACACAGAAGGGATTTGTAGAAGAGTGAGGGAGGAGGGCAGTCTCGAAACTTATGTGATTAGCATCAGGAAGGAACACCCGGCTCAAACACGGACAGGGTTTGTAGGGGAGTGAGGGAAAAGGGCAGTCTCTAACCTTCTTCGACTGGTATCATCTACGAACACCCGGATCAAACAAGGAAATGTGTGTGAGGGAATGGGGGAGGGGCAGTCGCGAACATCCAATGACTGACATCAGCTAGGAACACCCGGTTCAAACACGAAAAGAGTGTTGTGGGAAGTTGGGGGCAGTCTCTAACTTTCTTTCAATGGGATCTGATAGGGGGAAGGGCATTCGCGAACATCCTGTTACTAGCATCAGCTAGGAGCATCTGGATCAAACAAGGAAAGTGTATGTGGTAAGTTATTAAGCGGATGGACAGTCTCTAACTTTTTTTCAATGGGAGCAACAGGACCATCATGAGAGCGGGGCGGGAAGAAGGCAGTCGCGAGCCTCCTGTTACTGGCATCAGCCAGGAACACCTGAATAGAAGGGTATGGGAGGGAGAGTGGGAGGGCAGTCTCGAGCCTTCTGTGACTGGAAAAACGTAGGAACAGTGCATATATATCCTGTATTTGTATCTTACAAAATTATCTCCTCTTATGGGCTGGTATTGatttgtgacatcatgtgttttgAGGATATttgtaaagagaaaaaaaaaattgtaaacaaaagaGCGGATCAAATATTTATCAACCTCATCCTGGCGATGGATATCTATTAATAACGTTTGTCGAACATTGTA from Argopecten irradians isolate NY chromosome 15, Ai_NY, whole genome shotgun sequence encodes:
- the LOC138309103 gene encoding serine-rich adhesin for platelets-like; the protein is MGCESKKKPPDSRVQIVLKQKLASSKQDEKCRYKLASKYIDHMPHVEDNNSRFAVWSDVKEVLFPSCSDPECDIVLNALKVVSRYPWEGSKMQACTPKQQMNFLRNFRLVTSGTLLVDLQFVKDNIDSLWEMVWLKHGTSHDICSRRCHYARSQSCVEHTSSSSDKGPSGKHDSTDGNKVDMKKNSIDSDNGNGIYQHDSDCSLRKPESSTDREPDIKKEFLGIRYPTIETVRLLPRKEQVIPNTFGKTNQVGYIVMPILKAGGKGTDDGGFCSGSEISATFPQLHEYLDRLCSEFVAGHIDKSNNEIRRCLCIEGRCFTNWKIMRHGWNVPWVHMTSKDILISWDAVVMELRCLAGKPDSGKTDILPLLTSSLINFKDHFSDLHDDEDYTSSLDLMAPQYWLEQVCLSKVGQLLGKIGEVKQKPVQMNNPQTLHDICQAEKEARDKDKIKEPAKKELKPVLAPVVEVQNNDNIVSKEKDSDRSNLIQSTETKKGNSNVSKKTETKANKLTTRIVTRSTSRRGHARFGLSGNTDDDSLTTKCVPKPKNLDKTTRPRKRQRVKSPIETTTYGNDQDTCLNKNSNALENSDGENDGPTVLQLLSHPIERLPAVSNSLSIYDRSTNQNALYRSVNDTTSATDVFLRQLSQRSNQSPGQSQLPHYSTPSVTKSLDTTTYLARNSPTKDETFRHLRAPLPKKTFDKYSGIWSRISVASNEKLGGGFLNTKPGPIRSCEKVASEPPNRSTKSKPQWNIDQIMKDHPRRIKDDSLYGISIKKTQARYAAQNLNDILNVSDTKTHDKIVRRESFQKKNTNEILPKVVKPVKPKDFPLPNPSGIKRDSQKSQKEMWYRNESVSQSRISANNLLELVSANPFNQTVESMMALRRYNCDFDALRGSIPNANIGPRSSPLPKIDAGRVAATRTARPVNSENSIQKPNDGILKNNPSDAKITEVSHLVRRKGGINASTLEKDSELSKHRKSNDAKKNLEITDTKFEFESSPDELPKQSKSENCLKSNDFKDIKNAVCKSASSPGLRSNKYKVEVNNLTLKFVRLKENRTDKGGEEGNCHKSSVEEHSTKIKKDVQQKQRNNEIPLDLRSSTSEHHGIPSTEDKEKQNSNDRDEHNDELSMSCSRGHPKYEALNPCQQTGVDKVAKTIELKINTNDKSASTTNAVHIGSTKHYLHNKKRWLIEYSQNISSTSASEKEETPSTEHPASLDNTSLKDSLSCEQSGNITSDPDLQIPTAPVYPSSSTEDGYQIAAVEEGQTDASDQENIATLNEMDVTYVLPSDTADPTSSDEVLIVGNDELDLVEEVVGGVESISTTAVIDPEENTELENKHDDIDDVSVQTTQPETNAKKSDASVDASVDNEDPFEGSVYVFDDTKKNRSKKSSSSGVNIIRRSVRQHLSPRKCMAEVSDNSIYRDSERTGKTGKKTKGKKSTKARSTSKNSTHTCTSSESDMDGKVKVINSSSSVSESAKEHTESTSSAVSDTDKSLEVNSKKHDTVVKGSCKHTPDIKDIKKKRSDDAATTSNRYGERNIFFDLSSRDVEPSTSFRIKQKTITQNDMSSANSAIQHLSTEQKRMMEIIKQSSSSRSLPSPASFPPKRIQNQAVNSDMGSSTFSFVPINMKDQPCKGGYAHMEGVTCPYVIMEGYKFVSMDDVLRMFPRCDKACKVVKRVLVKHGGLSRTFCDWDQVYLLDQLSILKGRSVKTGDMLIRVDSLVKHLKNIRERVRDEHFKLRRKGKTDLQCLQD